The following proteins are encoded in a genomic region of Candidatus Dependentiae bacterium:
- a CDS encoding type II toxin-antitoxin system YafQ family toxin yields MLTAIYKNAFIKDINKAKKRGKDIEKLVALVQLLLEKKALPEKNRNHRLQGTYKGFWECHIEPDWLLIYYPAETEIVFARTGTHSDLF; encoded by the coding sequence ATGCTTACTGCTATTTATAAAAACGCTTTTATAAAAGATATAAACAAAGCTAAAAAACGCGGCAAAGATATAGAAAAACTCGTCGCTTTAGTTCAATTGTTGCTTGAGAAAAAAGCTCTGCCTGAAAAAAATCGTAACCATAGGCTTCAAGGTACATACAAAGGCTTTTGGGAATGTCATATTGAACCAGATTGGTTACTTATTTACTATCCAGCTGAAACTGAAATTGTTTTTGCAAGAACAGGCACTCATTCTGATTTATTTTAA
- the uvrB gene encoding excinuclease ABC subunit UvrB has product MSSIFKLHSPFEPSGDQPKAIAQLVEHRPGVSTLMGVTGSGKTFTMANVIAQQNKPVLILSPNKTLAAQLYEEFSLFFPENKVCYFVSYYDYYQPESYLPAQDMYIPKETKVNSELERLRVEAAASIINRQDTIVIASVSCIYSLGNPTDYRELAVPLSVGDKLSRGELLHKLIFIQYARNDIEKSSGTFQVLGNTIEVNLPYQKEKLRIEHFGDSIERLEWIDRVTNEVLMDLDNTLIFPAKHFVTPEDKKEKALHSIKAELDSWVPELKNPIYKERIQARVTHDIEMIREKGHCAGIENYSSHFDGRMPGDKPFCLLDYFGDDFLLMIDESHIALPQFRGMYAGDKSRKQSLIDFGFRLPSAADNRPLKFTEIEGYFKDVVFVSATPSDYELQKSTLVAEQVIRPTGLVDPLIETHPREGQIQHLVSRIKNTKEQGFRSLVTVLTKKLAEELAHYLEEQQVKVCYLHSDIKTPQRTELLHKLRLGIFDCLVGVNLLREGLDLPEVALVAIMDADIESFLRDKRSLIQIIGRAARNIESRVILYTDRITKSIKGAMDETQRRRDKQIAYNTEHDITPLSVKREVKKSISKMQQAIADASKSKRKKQQELDLVGIHERIAELETLMQAAAENFEFEKAIELREEWFELKKLI; this is encoded by the coding sequence ATGTCAAGTATATTTAAGCTCCATTCACCTTTTGAGCCATCAGGCGATCAACCAAAGGCAATAGCTCAGTTAGTAGAACATCGTCCGGGTGTATCTACGTTAATGGGTGTAACAGGATCTGGTAAAACTTTTACTATGGCCAATGTTATAGCTCAGCAAAATAAACCCGTATTAATTTTGTCGCCCAATAAAACTCTTGCTGCTCAGTTATATGAAGAATTTTCATTATTTTTTCCTGAAAATAAAGTCTGTTATTTTGTAAGTTATTACGATTACTATCAACCAGAGTCGTATTTACCTGCACAAGACATGTATATTCCTAAAGAAACTAAAGTTAACAGTGAGCTTGAACGGTTACGTGTAGAAGCAGCTGCATCTATTATCAATAGACAAGATACGATAGTTATAGCTTCGGTGTCGTGTATTTACTCTTTGGGTAATCCAACAGATTATCGTGAACTTGCAGTTCCCCTCTCAGTAGGGGATAAGTTGTCTCGTGGAGAATTGCTACATAAGCTTATATTCATTCAGTATGCTCGTAATGATATAGAAAAAAGCTCAGGTACTTTTCAAGTGCTTGGTAATACTATAGAAGTAAATTTACCGTATCAAAAGGAAAAGCTTCGTATTGAACATTTTGGTGATTCTATAGAACGCTTAGAATGGATTGATAGAGTTACCAACGAAGTGCTTATGGATCTTGATAATACGTTAATATTTCCAGCAAAGCATTTTGTTACACCAGAAGATAAAAAAGAAAAAGCGCTCCATAGCATTAAAGCTGAGCTTGATAGTTGGGTGCCAGAACTTAAAAATCCAATCTACAAAGAGCGTATTCAGGCACGTGTTACTCATGACATAGAAATGATCAGAGAAAAAGGCCATTGTGCCGGCATAGAAAATTATTCAAGCCATTTTGATGGTCGGATGCCCGGAGACAAGCCTTTTTGTTTGTTAGATTATTTTGGCGATGATTTTTTACTTATGATCGATGAATCACATATAGCATTACCACAATTTAGGGGTATGTATGCAGGTGACAAGTCGCGTAAGCAATCTCTGATAGATTTTGGCTTTAGATTGCCCTCTGCAGCAGATAATAGGCCTTTAAAGTTCACTGAAATTGAAGGATATTTTAAGGATGTTGTTTTTGTTTCAGCTACACCCAGCGATTATGAGCTTCAGAAGAGCACGCTTGTTGCTGAACAAGTTATTAGACCTACAGGTCTTGTAGATCCTCTTATAGAAACACATCCACGTGAAGGACAGATACAGCATTTAGTAAGTCGTATAAAAAATACCAAAGAACAAGGATTTAGGTCCTTAGTTACCGTGCTTACCAAAAAATTAGCAGAAGAGCTTGCCCATTATCTTGAAGAACAGCAAGTAAAAGTATGTTATTTGCATAGTGACATTAAGACGCCACAGCGCACAGAGTTACTTCATAAGCTTCGTTTAGGTATTTTTGATTGTCTTGTTGGTGTTAATTTACTTCGAGAAGGTCTTGATTTACCAGAGGTTGCTTTAGTGGCTATAATGGATGCTGATATAGAAAGCTTTTTACGTGATAAACGTTCTCTTATTCAGATTATTGGACGTGCTGCAAGAAACATAGAATCGCGTGTGATTTTATATACCGATCGTATAACCAAATCTATTAAAGGAGCGATGGATGAAACACAGCGTCGTCGTGACAAGCAAATAGCATACAATACAGAACATGATATCACGCCGTTAAGCGTTAAACGTGAAGTTAAAAAAAGTATCTCAAAGATGCAACAAGCTATAGCCGATGCTTCAAAGTCAAAACGTAAAAAACAGCAAGAGCTTGATTTAGTTGGTATACACGAGCGTATAGCTGAACTTGAGACACTTATGCAAGCAGCAGCTGAAAATTTTGAATTTGAGAAAGCAATAGAGCTTCGTGAAGAATGGTTTGAACTTAAAAAACTTATTTAA
- the tnpB gene encoding IS200/IS605 family element transposase accessory protein TnpB, which produces MNKAYKFRIYPNKKQQQCLAQQFGCIRFVYNNALFYRKELYAADKRHISKYDLIKRLVLLKTEYPWIKEADSQALQQSVMQSDTAFKNFFNKKAGFPRFKNKHSQQSIAYPQRVKVKDNKIYLPKVGWVSIVLHRLYEGTIKTVYVSKAASGKYYASLVCYTSTEPTIIKELDENKVIGIDLGLHDLMVTSHGLATGNPKFLLKAQINLKRKQQKFSRKTKGSSNQSKARLSVAKAHERAAAARNHFQHTWTKRLVDENQAIIVEDLHVKGMLKNRKLSKAISDASWHSLITKLEYKLSWQGKCFKKVDRFYASTKTCNACGTLQEMPLSQRVYSCSCGWKVSRDTNAALNIKKQGIEKLKAAGYTVSARGGLCKTSSEATAYEARSLLL; this is translated from the coding sequence ATGAACAAAGCATATAAGTTTAGAATATATCCAAACAAAAAGCAGCAGCAGTGCTTAGCTCAGCAATTTGGGTGTATTCGTTTTGTTTATAATAACGCTTTATTTTACAGAAAAGAGCTCTATGCTGCAGACAAAAGGCATATCTCAAAATATGACCTTATCAAACGTCTTGTTCTTCTAAAAACAGAGTATCCTTGGATTAAAGAAGCTGATAGTCAAGCCTTGCAGCAATCTGTAATGCAGTCTGATACAGCGTTTAAAAACTTCTTTAATAAAAAAGCTGGTTTTCCCCGATTTAAAAACAAGCATAGTCAACAATCTATTGCCTATCCTCAACGTGTTAAAGTAAAAGATAATAAAATATACTTGCCTAAAGTGGGCTGGGTAAGTATAGTGCTCCATCGTCTTTATGAAGGCACAATTAAAACAGTGTATGTATCTAAGGCAGCTAGTGGTAAGTATTATGCTTCACTAGTGTGTTATACGTCTACAGAACCAACGATTATAAAAGAGCTCGATGAAAATAAAGTAATCGGTATAGATTTAGGCCTTCATGATCTTATGGTAACTTCTCATGGACTTGCTACAGGTAATCCTAAATTTCTGTTAAAGGCCCAAATCAATCTAAAGCGTAAACAACAAAAGTTTTCAAGGAAGACTAAAGGATCAAGTAACCAAAGCAAAGCACGACTGTCAGTAGCTAAAGCTCATGAAAGAGCAGCTGCTGCACGTAACCATTTTCAACATACATGGACAAAACGATTGGTAGACGAAAACCAAGCTATCATCGTAGAAGATCTCCATGTTAAAGGTATGCTCAAAAATAGAAAGCTTTCTAAAGCTATTAGTGATGCTTCATGGCATTCACTGATAACTAAGCTTGAATATAAGCTCTCTTGGCAAGGAAAATGCTTTAAAAAAGTTGATCGCTTTTATGCTTCAACTAAAACGTGTAATGCTTGTGGCACTCTACAAGAGATGCCATTAAGCCAAAGAGTCTATAGTTGCAGTTGTGGTTGGAAAGTATCAAGAGATACTAATGCTGCATTAAATATAAAAAAGCAAGGCATAGAAAAATTAAAGGCGGCTGGATATACCGTCTCTGCCCGTGGAGGCCTGTGTAAGACTTCATCTGAAGCTACGGCCTATGAAGCGAGAAGCCTCCTCCTTTAG
- a CDS encoding ATP-binding protein — translation MISRSLTLHLIEAAKQLPVVALLGPRQSGKTTLARATFKDHIYISLEDLDTRKFAQEDPRRFFFENRNEHGIILDEFQHVPELLSYIQTQVDTEDIPGYFILTGSQNFLLNQAISQTLAGRIALLYLLPLSISELKAKELLPEKVDSLIFKGQYPRVYARNLNPATWYRDYIATYLERDVRQLAAISDLSRFHYFIQLCAGRVGQLLNVSSLATDCGIDVRTAKSWLSLLEASYIIFLLQPHYKNFSKRLIKSPKIYFYDTAIACSLLGIESEQQLQNHYLKGNLFECLITSDLIKHFYNANRRPQLYFWRDNHGHEVDCIIEKAMQLIPIEIKLSMTISSSLFEGLKYWKEISDNIYPKAYLVYGGFQDQERAQATVVSWQNIEKIFSD, via the coding sequence ATGATATCAAGAAGTTTAACTTTACATTTAATTGAAGCAGCAAAACAACTTCCTGTTGTCGCGCTTTTAGGGCCTCGTCAATCTGGCAAAACAACCTTAGCTCGAGCTACGTTTAAAGATCATATCTATATTTCATTAGAAGATCTTGATACAAGGAAATTTGCACAAGAGGATCCTAGAAGGTTTTTTTTTGAAAATCGTAATGAGCATGGTATTATTTTAGATGAATTTCAGCATGTACCAGAACTCTTGTCATATATCCAGACTCAAGTTGATACGGAAGATATACCAGGATATTTTATACTTACAGGTTCTCAGAATTTTCTTTTAAATCAAGCAATTAGTCAAACATTAGCTGGCAGAATAGCATTACTTTATCTATTACCTTTATCTATTAGTGAACTCAAAGCAAAAGAGTTATTGCCTGAGAAAGTAGACTCTCTTATATTTAAAGGACAATACCCACGTGTGTATGCTCGCAATCTTAATCCGGCGACATGGTATCGTGATTATATAGCTACCTATCTTGAGCGCGATGTACGACAATTAGCTGCTATTAGCGATTTGAGTCGCTTTCATTATTTTATACAGCTCTGTGCTGGCCGTGTTGGCCAACTGCTTAATGTATCTTCTTTGGCAACCGATTGTGGTATTGATGTAAGAACAGCAAAATCGTGGCTTTCTCTTTTAGAAGCAAGTTACATTATTTTTCTTTTACAGCCACACTATAAAAACTTTAGCAAAAGATTGATTAAATCACCAAAAATCTATTTTTATGATACAGCAATAGCATGTTCACTTCTTGGTATAGAATCCGAGCAGCAATTACAAAATCACTACCTTAAAGGTAATCTATTTGAATGCTTAATAACTTCAGATTTGATTAAACATTTTTATAATGCAAATAGACGTCCTCAGCTCTATTTCTGGCGTGATAACCATGGTCATGAAGTAGATTGTATTATCGAGAAGGCTATGCAGCTTATACCTATTGAAATCAAGCTTTCAATGACAATTTCAAGTTCTCTTTTTGAAGGACTAAAATATTGGAAAGAAATAAGTGACAATATATATCCTAAAGCCTATCTTGTTTACGGTGGTTTTCAGGATCAAGAGCGTGCTCAGGCAACTGTTGTAAGTTGGCAGAATATAGAAAAGATATTTTCTGACTAA
- a CDS encoding DEAD/DEAH box helicase, which yields MTTFKDLNLAADIQKALDELGFTEPTEIQSKAIPLLLSTDKIDFHGQAQTGTGKTLAFGIPLLQKIDRTRAVPQAVIVAPTRELAVQIYDSLNKVASRIGIKMAVIYGGVSIDEQISKLKRGVQIVIGTPGRINDLLNRRSLLVSTVNTLVLDEADIMLDMGFKEDIDEVLSYLPKERAIWLFSATVKAGIQGIKQSYMQEPVSVRVSQKQIGSEQTMQYYCTVTFKYRLHALTRFIQSAPEFYGFIFCQTKMLTAEVAEQLIKRGYNVGALHGDMSQAQRNSVIKKFRQKELTILVATDVAARGIDVADLTHVINYSIPDDLESYVHRIGRTGRAGKEGIAITFITKSEQRTIYQIERQFSVTIKPIDVPSVETLIKARLQEVSQYIATLETRKPALYDNQLSELVAHLTPDQLRKTVLFSLNDKFLTTLDLEDVPSTPTAYVPSGDEQQMQEVSLSVGSDDGIERDQVYEFIMKTGVVTEEHLKSIRVLKRKTFIKLTGDCTPALVNALRGTTLGDRPTRATVTCLVPEAGTGRFGGDNRGGDRGDSRGRGGSDRRGGSRSSSGGRGGRSSGGYRGNR from the coding sequence ATGACGACATTTAAAGATCTCAATTTAGCAGCGGATATCCAGAAAGCACTCGATGAGTTAGGCTTTACAGAACCGACTGAAATTCAAAGCAAAGCTATACCGTTATTATTGTCAACAGACAAAATAGATTTTCACGGACAAGCGCAAACCGGTACAGGTAAAACCCTGGCATTTGGTATACCATTATTACAAAAAATTGATAGAACTCGTGCAGTTCCTCAAGCAGTAATAGTAGCTCCTACACGTGAACTTGCGGTGCAAATTTACGATAGTTTAAATAAAGTAGCTTCCCGTATTGGCATTAAAATGGCCGTTATCTACGGTGGTGTTTCTATAGACGAGCAAATTAGTAAGCTTAAACGTGGTGTTCAAATAGTTATTGGTACACCAGGTCGTATCAACGATCTTCTTAATCGTAGATCTCTTTTAGTATCTACTGTTAACACTTTAGTACTTGATGAAGCTGATATTATGCTTGATATGGGCTTTAAAGAAGATATTGATGAAGTACTAAGCTATTTACCAAAAGAACGAGCAATATGGCTCTTTTCTGCTACAGTAAAAGCTGGTATTCAAGGTATCAAACAAAGCTACATGCAAGAGCCAGTTTCTGTACGCGTAAGTCAAAAGCAAATTGGTAGTGAACAAACTATGCAATATTATTGCACAGTAACGTTTAAATACCGTTTACATGCGCTTACTCGTTTTATTCAAAGTGCTCCTGAGTTCTATGGCTTTATCTTTTGCCAAACAAAGATGTTGACTGCAGAAGTAGCTGAACAGCTTATAAAGCGTGGCTATAACGTAGGCGCTCTCCATGGTGACATGAGTCAAGCACAACGTAACTCAGTGATCAAAAAATTTAGACAAAAAGAACTTACCATTCTCGTGGCAACAGACGTTGCAGCGCGTGGTATAGATGTGGCAGATTTAACACACGTTATAAATTATTCAATTCCTGATGATCTTGAAAGCTACGTACATCGTATAGGCCGTACAGGTCGTGCTGGTAAAGAAGGTATAGCAATTACTTTTATAACTAAAAGTGAACAACGTACCATTTATCAGATTGAACGTCAGTTTAGTGTAACTATTAAACCTATCGATGTTCCTTCAGTTGAAACACTTATAAAAGCACGTTTACAAGAAGTATCACAGTATATTGCTACCCTTGAAACTCGTAAACCAGCTCTTTATGATAATCAGTTAAGTGAACTTGTAGCTCATTTAACACCAGATCAGTTGCGTAAAACAGTATTGTTTTCACTCAATGATAAATTCTTAACAACCCTTGATTTAGAAGATGTACCATCAACTCCTACGGCTTATGTGCCTTCTGGTGATGAACAACAAATGCAAGAAGTAAGCTTGTCTGTTGGTTCTGATGACGGTATTGAAAGAGATCAAGTATACGAGTTTATTATGAAAACTGGTGTAGTGACAGAAGAACACTTAAAATCTATACGTGTACTTAAACGTAAGACATTTATCAAACTTACCGGTGACTGTACTCCTGCCTTGGTTAATGCCCTACGTGGCACAACCTTAGGTGACCGTCCTACTCGTGCAACTGTTACCTGCTTAGTTCCTGAAGCTGGCACAGGTCGCTTTGGTGGCGATAATCGTGGTGGTGATCGTGGCGACTCACGCGGCAGAGGTGGCTCTGATCGTCGTGGTGGCAGCAGATCCTCAAGTGGCGGACGTGGCGGCAGATCTTCTGGTGGCTATAGAGGCAATAGATAA
- a CDS encoding ankyrin repeat domain-containing protein, whose translation MKIYLLALSLLVSATSFSMHRYVGKIYNYATGCYNKQLLEAAAAEDKDGVLNALEQGADVNYHKPCPPQKGSLKALFLNPEALNLDHILFRYHPGTALHSCAKNGNKEIASLLLKHGAKTTLTNHREEIPLFTAVAENQQEMLRFLLENTPDCLIKTKNCINALTYFSRGQGLHGKGRAKDLAFQLLTEYLKQKKLNALMSILLNKQKQQAYISTLPNDILTSIITYAVQTELEERLIAAVKCGNIQDAQLALAAGAHVNTRVKKTNYTGFGDLGLERAPTPLHLAVAQDNVPLVKLLLEYGADVNAKKRRSRTPLHRLHFAQKINDKLIQLLVDYGANPFIKVGILPIITEESISKRKQSTIALNDTALLPYFLPNILKKQEALVKILQSKLPYEVAQLIAQDMYHPLLPEACIQLVKEYKAQQQSTVTIEELHN comes from the coding sequence ATGAAAATCTATTTATTAGCCTTAAGCTTATTAGTATCGGCAACAAGCTTCAGCATGCACCGTTACGTTGGTAAAATTTATAATTACGCCACTGGTTGCTATAATAAGCAGTTATTAGAAGCTGCAGCAGCAGAAGATAAAGACGGCGTACTGAATGCATTAGAGCAAGGAGCTGATGTTAATTATCATAAACCTTGTCCACCACAAAAAGGCAGCCTAAAAGCTTTGTTTTTGAATCCTGAAGCTCTTAACCTAGACCACATATTATTTCGATATCATCCTGGAACAGCATTACATAGCTGTGCTAAAAACGGGAATAAAGAGATAGCAAGCCTTTTATTAAAGCATGGTGCTAAAACAACTCTAACTAATCATAGAGAAGAAATTCCTTTGTTTACAGCAGTAGCAGAAAATCAACAAGAAATGCTTCGTTTTTTGCTAGAGAATACACCAGACTGTTTAATTAAAACTAAAAATTGTATTAATGCCCTCACTTATTTTTCAAGAGGTCAAGGATTACATGGAAAAGGAAGAGCTAAGGATCTTGCTTTTCAGCTCCTTACTGAGTATTTAAAACAAAAAAAGCTGAATGCTCTAATGAGTATTTTGTTAAATAAACAAAAACAGCAGGCATACATTAGTACTCTACCTAATGACATACTGACTAGTATTATTACTTATGCTGTCCAAACTGAACTAGAAGAAAGATTAATTGCAGCAGTTAAATGTGGCAATATACAAGATGCTCAGTTGGCTTTAGCTGCTGGAGCTCATGTAAATACTAGAGTTAAAAAAACTAACTATACTGGCTTTGGTGACTTGGGTTTAGAAAGGGCACCAACCCCTCTTCATTTAGCGGTAGCTCAAGACAATGTACCTTTGGTAAAACTACTTCTTGAATATGGTGCAGATGTTAATGCTAAAAAAAGGCGTAGTCGCACACCACTTCACCGTCTCCATTTTGCACAAAAAATAAACGATAAACTTATACAACTATTAGTTGATTACGGTGCTAACCCATTTATAAAAGTAGGTATACTGCCAATTATAACAGAAGAAAGCATATCCAAGAGAAAACAAAGTACTATAGCTTTAAATGACACAGCTCTTTTACCTTATTTTTTGCCTAATATTCTAAAAAAGCAAGAAGCTTTAGTAAAAATACTGCAAAGCAAATTGCCTTATGAGGTAGCTCAACTTATAGCACAAGATATGTATCATCCTTTGCTTCCAGAAGCTTGTATACAACTTGTTAAAGAATACAAAGCTCAACAACAATCTACTGTTACAATTGAAGAACTACACAATTAA